The Amblyomma americanum isolate KBUSLIRL-KWMA chromosome 6, ASM5285725v1, whole genome shotgun sequence genome has a window encoding:
- the LOC144136432 gene encoding cytochrome P450 3A24-like isoform X4 — MDRQKKYGKVFGAFEGPMPTLIVADPDLVKLVLVKHFQTFPNRRLFKMNDPILDNMMSLVAADRWRKIRPAASPAFSTGKLRKMNELIQDCARVSMQHLLKAAKGENEVNAKEFFGHYTLDVIARCAFGTKLDSHSDQANQFVSKARSAFNLKPTLPILLTFYIFGLFPFLSKLLRLPAFSSDAFAFFKTVCVNIIEKRKLSSMKHQDFLQLMVDAQDGRLQAGPEGPEDAEDKLFNLGAKQAQATEQTADSKALTEDEALSQCVVFFIGGQDTTSSVIAYTAYLLALHPDVHERLQEEVDNCVKEHGEEPSLDNISKLKYLNCVISESLRLYPPAVFVDRTACEDFTFGDTGFKLPKNCVVRVPVYAMHHDPEYFEDPEKFDPERFSEENVGLIRPYSYLPFGAGPRNCIGMRFALQVVKVCMFHVIRNVELLQTPNTQVPLKMVRSLGLLTAEDIIIGVRKRGL; from the exons ATGGACAGACAAAAGAAATACGGAAAGGTTTTTGG TGCTTTTGAAGGACCGATGCCTACGCTCATTGTTGCTGATCCTGATTTGGTGAAGCTCGTGCTAGTAAAGCATTTCCAGACCTTTCCCAACAGAAGG CTTTTCAAAATGAATGATCCAATTTTGGACAATATGATGAGTCTTGTTGCTGCAGATCGTTGGAGGAAAATACGTCCTGCCGCCAGTCCAGCATTCAGCACTGGCAAGCTTCGTAAG ATGAATGAGCTCATTCAAGACTGTGCTAGAGTTTCAATGCAGCACTTGTTGAAGGCTGCTAAAGGTGAAAACGAGGTGAATGCCAAAGA ATTCTTTGGGCATTATACCCTGGATGTCATTGCAAGGTGCGCCTTTGGGACAAAATTGGACTCCCATTCAGACCAGGCAAACCAGTTTGTTTCCAAAGCACGATCAGCATTCAATTTGAAGCCCACACTACCTATACTCTTGACTT TTTACATCTTTGGGCTGTTTCCATTTTTGTCAAAGCTGCTGAGACTGCCTGCCTTCAGCTCAGATGCCTTCGCTTTTTTTAAAACTGTCTGTGTCAATATAATTGAAAAAAGGAAGCTGTCTTCTATG AAACATCAAGATTTCTTGCAGCTGATGGTCGATGCTCAAGATGGCAGGCTCCAGGCTGGTCCTGAAGGACCAGAAGATGCTGAAGACAAACTGTTTAATTTGGGCGCAAAACAAGCACAAGCAACTGAACAAACTGCTGATTCCAAAG CACTCACAGAAGATGAAGCCCTGTCCCAGTGCGTTGTGTTCTTCATTGGCGGCCAAGACACAACTTCTTCTGTGATTGCATACACTGCTTACCTGTTGGCTTTGCACCCAGACGTTCATGAGAGACTCCAGGAGGAAGTGGACAACTGCGTTAAAGAACAT ggAGAAGAGCCCAGCCTTGATAATATTTCCAAGTTGAAATACCTGAACTGTGTCATATCGGAGAGTTTGAGGCTCTACCCACCAGCTGTGTT TGTTGATAGGACAGCCTGTGAAGACTTCACCTTTGGTGACACCGGGTTCAAGCTCCCGAAAAACTGTGTCGTTCGGGTTCCAGTTTATGCAATGCATCATGATCCTGAATACTTTGAGGACCCTGAGAAGTTCGATCCTGAAAG GTTCAGTGAAGAGAATGTTGGCTTGATTCGGCCGTATTCCTACCTGCCATTTGGGGCTGGACCAAGGAACTGCATCGGAATGAGGTTTGCCCTGCAGGTTGTGAAGGTCTGCATGTTCCATGTCATTCGCAACGTTGAGCTGCTGCAGACACCAAACACACAG GTGCCCCTGAAGATGGTCAGAAGCCTTGGTCTGCTAACTGCTGAGGATATAATCATCGGCGTGCGAAAAAGGGGATTGTGA
- the LOC144136432 gene encoding cytochrome P450 3A24-like isoform X2 — MITLTLTDHIGYREAAFCVVFLITVFYIKHLRRYKDYWKNQNVPHEEFELFWKPLLRLLNKPIHEIEMDRQKKYGKVFGAFEGPMPTLIVADPDLVKLVLVKHFQTFPNRRLFKMNDPILDNMMSLVAADRWRKIRPAASPAFSTGKLRKMNELIQDCARVSMQHLLKAAKGENEVNAKEFFGHYTLDVIARCAFGTKLDSHSDQANQFVSKARSAFNLKPTLPILLTFYIFGLFPFLSKLLRLPAFSSDAFAFFKTVCVNIIEKRKLSSMKHQDFLQLMVDAQDGRLQAGPEGPEDAEDKLFNLGAKQAQATEQTADSKALTEDEALSQCVVFFIGGQDTTSSVIAYTAYLLALHPDVHERLQEEVDNCVKEHGEEPSLDNISKLKYLNCVISESLRLYPPAVFVDRTACEDFTFGDTGFKLPKNCVVRVPVYAMHHDPEYFEDPEKFDPERFSEENVGLIRPYSYLPFGAGPRNCIGMRFALQVVKVCMFHVIRNVELLQTPNTQVPLKMVRSLGLLTAEDIIIGVRKRGL; from the exons ATGATCACTTTAACACTTACAGACCATATTGGATACCGAGAAGCAGcgttttgtgttgtgttcttaATCACGGTTTTTTACAT TAAGCACCTTCGCAGATACAAGGATTACTGGAAAAACCAAAATGTTCCTCATGAGGAGTTCGAACTTTTCTGGAAACCACTCTTACGGCTCCTTAATAAG cCAATTCATGAGATCGAAATGGACAGACAAAAGAAATACGGAAAGGTTTTTGG TGCTTTTGAAGGACCGATGCCTACGCTCATTGTTGCTGATCCTGATTTGGTGAAGCTCGTGCTAGTAAAGCATTTCCAGACCTTTCCCAACAGAAGG CTTTTCAAAATGAATGATCCAATTTTGGACAATATGATGAGTCTTGTTGCTGCAGATCGTTGGAGGAAAATACGTCCTGCCGCCAGTCCAGCATTCAGCACTGGCAAGCTTCGTAAG ATGAATGAGCTCATTCAAGACTGTGCTAGAGTTTCAATGCAGCACTTGTTGAAGGCTGCTAAAGGTGAAAACGAGGTGAATGCCAAAGA ATTCTTTGGGCATTATACCCTGGATGTCATTGCAAGGTGCGCCTTTGGGACAAAATTGGACTCCCATTCAGACCAGGCAAACCAGTTTGTTTCCAAAGCACGATCAGCATTCAATTTGAAGCCCACACTACCTATACTCTTGACTT TTTACATCTTTGGGCTGTTTCCATTTTTGTCAAAGCTGCTGAGACTGCCTGCCTTCAGCTCAGATGCCTTCGCTTTTTTTAAAACTGTCTGTGTCAATATAATTGAAAAAAGGAAGCTGTCTTCTATG AAACATCAAGATTTCTTGCAGCTGATGGTCGATGCTCAAGATGGCAGGCTCCAGGCTGGTCCTGAAGGACCAGAAGATGCTGAAGACAAACTGTTTAATTTGGGCGCAAAACAAGCACAAGCAACTGAACAAACTGCTGATTCCAAAG CACTCACAGAAGATGAAGCCCTGTCCCAGTGCGTTGTGTTCTTCATTGGCGGCCAAGACACAACTTCTTCTGTGATTGCATACACTGCTTACCTGTTGGCTTTGCACCCAGACGTTCATGAGAGACTCCAGGAGGAAGTGGACAACTGCGTTAAAGAACAT ggAGAAGAGCCCAGCCTTGATAATATTTCCAAGTTGAAATACCTGAACTGTGTCATATCGGAGAGTTTGAGGCTCTACCCACCAGCTGTGTT TGTTGATAGGACAGCCTGTGAAGACTTCACCTTTGGTGACACCGGGTTCAAGCTCCCGAAAAACTGTGTCGTTCGGGTTCCAGTTTATGCAATGCATCATGATCCTGAATACTTTGAGGACCCTGAGAAGTTCGATCCTGAAAG GTTCAGTGAAGAGAATGTTGGCTTGATTCGGCCGTATTCCTACCTGCCATTTGGGGCTGGACCAAGGAACTGCATCGGAATGAGGTTTGCCCTGCAGGTTGTGAAGGTCTGCATGTTCCATGTCATTCGCAACGTTGAGCTGCTGCAGACACCAAACACACAG GTGCCCCTGAAGATGGTCAGAAGCCTTGGTCTGCTAACTGCTGAGGATATAATCATCGGCGTGCGAAAAAGGGGATTGTGA
- the LOC144136432 gene encoding cytochrome P450 3A24-like isoform X1 — protein sequence MDSYAQLSSTRFVHEVFVQMDEDSEMLLAHHRAREEQRNLGRRAAATAGPDASKHLRRYKDYWKNQNVPHEEFELFWKPLLRLLNKPIHEIEMDRQKKYGKVFGAFEGPMPTLIVADPDLVKLVLVKHFQTFPNRRLFKMNDPILDNMMSLVAADRWRKIRPAASPAFSTGKLRKMNELIQDCARVSMQHLLKAAKGENEVNAKEFFGHYTLDVIARCAFGTKLDSHSDQANQFVSKARSAFNLKPTLPILLTFYIFGLFPFLSKLLRLPAFSSDAFAFFKTVCVNIIEKRKLSSMKHQDFLQLMVDAQDGRLQAGPEGPEDAEDKLFNLGAKQAQATEQTADSKALTEDEALSQCVVFFIGGQDTTSSVIAYTAYLLALHPDVHERLQEEVDNCVKEHGEEPSLDNISKLKYLNCVISESLRLYPPAVFVDRTACEDFTFGDTGFKLPKNCVVRVPVYAMHHDPEYFEDPEKFDPERFSEENVGLIRPYSYLPFGAGPRNCIGMRFALQVVKVCMFHVIRNVELLQTPNTQVPLKMVRSLGLLTAEDIIIGVRKRGL from the exons TCCAGATGGATGAGGACAGCGAGATGCTTCTGGCCCATCACAGAGCTCGTGAGGAACAGAGAAATCTTGGACGACGCGCGGCTGCCACTGCAGGGCCGGATGCGAG TAAGCACCTTCGCAGATACAAGGATTACTGGAAAAACCAAAATGTTCCTCATGAGGAGTTCGAACTTTTCTGGAAACCACTCTTACGGCTCCTTAATAAG cCAATTCATGAGATCGAAATGGACAGACAAAAGAAATACGGAAAGGTTTTTGG TGCTTTTGAAGGACCGATGCCTACGCTCATTGTTGCTGATCCTGATTTGGTGAAGCTCGTGCTAGTAAAGCATTTCCAGACCTTTCCCAACAGAAGG CTTTTCAAAATGAATGATCCAATTTTGGACAATATGATGAGTCTTGTTGCTGCAGATCGTTGGAGGAAAATACGTCCTGCCGCCAGTCCAGCATTCAGCACTGGCAAGCTTCGTAAG ATGAATGAGCTCATTCAAGACTGTGCTAGAGTTTCAATGCAGCACTTGTTGAAGGCTGCTAAAGGTGAAAACGAGGTGAATGCCAAAGA ATTCTTTGGGCATTATACCCTGGATGTCATTGCAAGGTGCGCCTTTGGGACAAAATTGGACTCCCATTCAGACCAGGCAAACCAGTTTGTTTCCAAAGCACGATCAGCATTCAATTTGAAGCCCACACTACCTATACTCTTGACTT TTTACATCTTTGGGCTGTTTCCATTTTTGTCAAAGCTGCTGAGACTGCCTGCCTTCAGCTCAGATGCCTTCGCTTTTTTTAAAACTGTCTGTGTCAATATAATTGAAAAAAGGAAGCTGTCTTCTATG AAACATCAAGATTTCTTGCAGCTGATGGTCGATGCTCAAGATGGCAGGCTCCAGGCTGGTCCTGAAGGACCAGAAGATGCTGAAGACAAACTGTTTAATTTGGGCGCAAAACAAGCACAAGCAACTGAACAAACTGCTGATTCCAAAG CACTCACAGAAGATGAAGCCCTGTCCCAGTGCGTTGTGTTCTTCATTGGCGGCCAAGACACAACTTCTTCTGTGATTGCATACACTGCTTACCTGTTGGCTTTGCACCCAGACGTTCATGAGAGACTCCAGGAGGAAGTGGACAACTGCGTTAAAGAACAT ggAGAAGAGCCCAGCCTTGATAATATTTCCAAGTTGAAATACCTGAACTGTGTCATATCGGAGAGTTTGAGGCTCTACCCACCAGCTGTGTT TGTTGATAGGACAGCCTGTGAAGACTTCACCTTTGGTGACACCGGGTTCAAGCTCCCGAAAAACTGTGTCGTTCGGGTTCCAGTTTATGCAATGCATCATGATCCTGAATACTTTGAGGACCCTGAGAAGTTCGATCCTGAAAG GTTCAGTGAAGAGAATGTTGGCTTGATTCGGCCGTATTCCTACCTGCCATTTGGGGCTGGACCAAGGAACTGCATCGGAATGAGGTTTGCCCTGCAGGTTGTGAAGGTCTGCATGTTCCATGTCATTCGCAACGTTGAGCTGCTGCAGACACCAAACACACAG GTGCCCCTGAAGATGGTCAGAAGCCTTGGTCTGCTAACTGCTGAGGATATAATCATCGGCGTGCGAAAAAGGGGATTGTGA
- the LOC144136432 gene encoding cytochrome P450 3A24-like isoform X3: MDTSNNSKHLRRYKDYWKNQNVPHEEFELFWKPLLRLLNKPIHEIEMDRQKKYGKVFGAFEGPMPTLIVADPDLVKLVLVKHFQTFPNRRLFKMNDPILDNMMSLVAADRWRKIRPAASPAFSTGKLRKMNELIQDCARVSMQHLLKAAKGENEVNAKEFFGHYTLDVIARCAFGTKLDSHSDQANQFVSKARSAFNLKPTLPILLTFYIFGLFPFLSKLLRLPAFSSDAFAFFKTVCVNIIEKRKLSSMKHQDFLQLMVDAQDGRLQAGPEGPEDAEDKLFNLGAKQAQATEQTADSKALTEDEALSQCVVFFIGGQDTTSSVIAYTAYLLALHPDVHERLQEEVDNCVKEHGEEPSLDNISKLKYLNCVISESLRLYPPAVFVDRTACEDFTFGDTGFKLPKNCVVRVPVYAMHHDPEYFEDPEKFDPERFSEENVGLIRPYSYLPFGAGPRNCIGMRFALQVVKVCMFHVIRNVELLQTPNTQVPLKMVRSLGLLTAEDIIIGVRKRGL; encoded by the exons TAAGCACCTTCGCAGATACAAGGATTACTGGAAAAACCAAAATGTTCCTCATGAGGAGTTCGAACTTTTCTGGAAACCACTCTTACGGCTCCTTAATAAG cCAATTCATGAGATCGAAATGGACAGACAAAAGAAATACGGAAAGGTTTTTGG TGCTTTTGAAGGACCGATGCCTACGCTCATTGTTGCTGATCCTGATTTGGTGAAGCTCGTGCTAGTAAAGCATTTCCAGACCTTTCCCAACAGAAGG CTTTTCAAAATGAATGATCCAATTTTGGACAATATGATGAGTCTTGTTGCTGCAGATCGTTGGAGGAAAATACGTCCTGCCGCCAGTCCAGCATTCAGCACTGGCAAGCTTCGTAAG ATGAATGAGCTCATTCAAGACTGTGCTAGAGTTTCAATGCAGCACTTGTTGAAGGCTGCTAAAGGTGAAAACGAGGTGAATGCCAAAGA ATTCTTTGGGCATTATACCCTGGATGTCATTGCAAGGTGCGCCTTTGGGACAAAATTGGACTCCCATTCAGACCAGGCAAACCAGTTTGTTTCCAAAGCACGATCAGCATTCAATTTGAAGCCCACACTACCTATACTCTTGACTT TTTACATCTTTGGGCTGTTTCCATTTTTGTCAAAGCTGCTGAGACTGCCTGCCTTCAGCTCAGATGCCTTCGCTTTTTTTAAAACTGTCTGTGTCAATATAATTGAAAAAAGGAAGCTGTCTTCTATG AAACATCAAGATTTCTTGCAGCTGATGGTCGATGCTCAAGATGGCAGGCTCCAGGCTGGTCCTGAAGGACCAGAAGATGCTGAAGACAAACTGTTTAATTTGGGCGCAAAACAAGCACAAGCAACTGAACAAACTGCTGATTCCAAAG CACTCACAGAAGATGAAGCCCTGTCCCAGTGCGTTGTGTTCTTCATTGGCGGCCAAGACACAACTTCTTCTGTGATTGCATACACTGCTTACCTGTTGGCTTTGCACCCAGACGTTCATGAGAGACTCCAGGAGGAAGTGGACAACTGCGTTAAAGAACAT ggAGAAGAGCCCAGCCTTGATAATATTTCCAAGTTGAAATACCTGAACTGTGTCATATCGGAGAGTTTGAGGCTCTACCCACCAGCTGTGTT TGTTGATAGGACAGCCTGTGAAGACTTCACCTTTGGTGACACCGGGTTCAAGCTCCCGAAAAACTGTGTCGTTCGGGTTCCAGTTTATGCAATGCATCATGATCCTGAATACTTTGAGGACCCTGAGAAGTTCGATCCTGAAAG GTTCAGTGAAGAGAATGTTGGCTTGATTCGGCCGTATTCCTACCTGCCATTTGGGGCTGGACCAAGGAACTGCATCGGAATGAGGTTTGCCCTGCAGGTTGTGAAGGTCTGCATGTTCCATGTCATTCGCAACGTTGAGCTGCTGCAGACACCAAACACACAG GTGCCCCTGAAGATGGTCAGAAGCCTTGGTCTGCTAACTGCTGAGGATATAATCATCGGCGTGCGAAAAAGGGGATTGTGA